A stretch of Ranitomeya variabilis isolate aRanVar5 chromosome 3, aRanVar5.hap1, whole genome shotgun sequence DNA encodes these proteins:
- the LOC143816390 gene encoding uncharacterized protein LOC143816390 isoform X3 has translation MPKTCPICHKTFHQLAQHLTRQCLRYGTKEERNAALEESKMTLIKIATKGTYIPYEKILEIKTKDDFITFLEDRGFTIPDKPPMARMFQDEGASTSSALPVEEEPPVVEEEPPVVEEEPPVVEEEPPVVEEEPPVVEEEPPVVEEEPPVVEEEPPVVEEEPPVVEEELPVVEEDPPIMEEELHSMDDHDGNSTDEDEEPSTSTAISAHSAMPNLQLQGAQIQEDSTTSESSDDHSTTSESSDDHSEANEDDSNSESGEEDNDEADQQPETRESRENPSETDEDDGLRIQSQKWTIDKRIKMKEAGFYNRHPLSDPIMKGFSDYLKNHCRLERYKQNVEDVARFLYFMNKRRVSLNFANRIEKARLFFKKLQDIGLCNQTVTNYLKHVRRFVHYLLFATSLIQQNKRLYKQMKYFKNVTADIQKTFSKGVAKEVVGKRYLELQKSDKTPQQCREILNVAKPVFLKAIKKVKRGSQNTDYQLEILYYLEALLVLNHLQRPGVVRNMTVSEWTERMRHSYQNEQRIIVGVKSHKTAAQQVACFVITEEEEMWFDAYFTKVRPVLATQDSPDTFFLSTSGRRIYNVSNDIGRYQKKYKIKNISSQVARKTCQTWTVSNLTEKERYLFSKYLSHSNMTAERNYRERTLGDLCEAHTLVSAAGRAPENEPLPSSSREAEGSNREEEQRVQEDGNAQGERDGPSDSSSNIRTQRTQKRRAPIEPRARTESMMTGMQLRKRKRP, from the exons ATGCCAAAGACATGTCCAATATGTCACAAAACTTTTCATCAACTGGCACAGCATCTTACACGACAATGCCTTAGATATGGTACAAAAGAAGAGAGGAATGCAGCATTGGAAGAGTCCAAGATGACATTGATAAAAATTGCAACCAAGGGAACATACATCCCTTATGAAAAGATTTTAGAAATCAAAACAAAGGATGATTTTATCACTTTCCTCGAGGACAGAGGGTTTACCATTCCCGATAAACCACCTATGGCCAG GATGTTTCAAGATGAGGGGGCATCTACTTCCAGTGCTTTACCAGTGGAGGAAGAGCCGCCAGTTGTGGAGGAAGAGCCGCCAGTTGTGGAGGAAGAGCCGCCAGTTGTGGAGGAAGAGCCGCCAGTTGTGGAGGAAGAGCCGCCAGTTGTGGAGGAAGAGCCGCCAGTTGTGGAGGAAGAGCCGCCAGTTGTGGAGGAAGAGCCGCCAGTTGTGGAGGAAGAGCCGCCAGTTGTGGAGGAAGAGCTGCCAGTTGTGGAGGAGGATCCACCTATCATGGAAGAAGAGCTTCACAGCATGGATGATCATGATGGCAACAG TACTGATGAAGATGAGGAGCCATCTACATCCACTGCCATATCGGCACACTCAGCGATGCCAAATCTGCAGCTGCAAGGTGCACAAATTCAAGAAGACTCTACAACTTCAGAGTCCAGTGATGACCACTCTACAACTTCAGAGTCCAGTGATGACCACTCTGAAGCAAATGAAGATGATTCTAACTCTGAAAGTGGTGAAGAGGACAATGACGAAGCCGATCAACAACCAGAGACCAGAGAAAGTAGGGAGAATCCCAGCGAAACAGATGAAGATGACGGTCTGAG AATTCAAAGCCAGAAATGGACCATTGACAAGAGGATCAAGATGAAGGAAGCAGGTTTTTATAATCGCCATCCTTTGTCTGATCCAATAATGAAAGGATTTTCTGATTACTTGAAGAACCATTGCAGGCTGGAGAGATATAAACAAAATGTGGAAGATGTTGCAAGGTTTTTATATTTTATGAACAAGCGCCGTGTGAGCCTCAATTTTGCAAACAGAATAGAAAAAGCCCGTCTATTTTTCAAAAAGCTGCAAGACATTGGCCTGTGCAACCAAACGGTGACAAACTACCTAAAACATGTCCGGAGATTTGTGCATTATCTACTCTTTGCGACAAGTTTAATTCAGCAAAATAAAAGACTCTACAAGCAAATGAAATATTTCAAAAATGTGACTGCGGACATCCAGAAGACATTTTCCAAGGGGGTTGCAAAAGAGGTTGTCGGCAAAAG GTACCTGGAGTTGCAAAAATCTGACAAAACACCACAGCAATGCCGGGAGATTCTGAACGTCGCAAAGCCAGTTTTCTTGAAAGCCATCAAGAAGGTCAAAAGAGGATCCCAGAATACAGATTATCAGTTAGAGATACTTTATTATCTTGAGGCCTTACTCGTACTAAACCACTTGCAAAGACCAGGAGTTGTCAGAAATATGACC GTGTCTGAGTGGACAGAGAGGATGCGTCACAGCTATCAAAATGAACAGCGGATAATTGTTGGAGTTAAATCCCATAAGACTGCTGCCCAACAAGTGGCCTGTTTTGTGATTACTGAAGAAGAAGAAATG TGGTTTGATGCCTACTTTACAAAAGTGAGACCGGTTCTGGCCACACAAGACAGTCCAGATACATTCTTTCTATCGACTTCAGGAAGACGGATTTATAATGTATCCAATGACATTGGCCGCTACCAGAAAAA GTATAAAATTAAAAACATCTCCAGTCAGGTGGCCAGAAAAACCTGTCAGACATGGACCGTGTCTAACTTAACAGAAAAAGAGAGATATCTTTTTTCTAAATACCTCAGTCATTCAAACATGACAGCAGAGAGGAATTACAGAGAGAGAACTCTAGGGGACCTTTGTGAAGCACACACACTGGTCTCAGCAGCAGGGAGAGCACCAGAAAATGAACCCCTACCCAGCAGCTCAAG
- the LOC143816390 gene encoding uncharacterized protein LOC143816390 isoform X2 — MASKESQFRMPKTCPICHKTFHQLAQHLTRQCLRYGTKEERNAALEESKMTLIKIATKGTYIPYEKILEIKTKDDFITFLEDRGFTIPDKPPMARMFQDEGASTSSALPVEEEPPVVEEEPPVVEEEPPVVEEEPPVVEEEPPVVEEEPPVVEEEPPVVEEEPPVVEEEPPVVEEELPVVEEDPPIMEEELHSMDDHDGNSTDEDEEPSTSTAISAHSAMPNLQLQGAQIQEDSTTSESSDDHSTTSESSDDHSEANEDDSNSESGEEDNDEADQQPETRESRENPSETDEDDGLRIQSQKWTIDKRIKMKEAGFYNRHPLSDPIMKGFSDYLKNHCRLERYKQNVEDVARFLYFMNKRRVSLNFANRIEKARLFFKKLQDIGLCNQTVTNYLKHVRRFVHYLLFATSLIQQNKRLYKQMKYFKNVTADIQKTFSKGVAKEVVGKRYLELQKSDKTPQQCREILNVAKPVFLKAIKKVKRGSQNTDYQLEILYYLEALLVLNHLQRPGVVRNMTVSEWTERMRHSYQNEQRIIVGVKSHKTAAQQVACFVITEEEEMWFDAYFTKVRPVLATQDSPDTFFLSTSGRRIYNVSNDIGRYQKKYKIKNISSQVARKTCQTWTVSNLTEKERYLFSKYLSHSNMTAERNYRERTLGDLCEAHTLVSAAGRAPENEPLPSSSREAEGSNREEEQRVQEDGNAQGERDGPSDSSSNIRTQRTQKRRAPIEPRARTESMMTGMQLRKRKRP, encoded by the exons ccAGTTCAGGATGCCAAAGACATGTCCAATATGTCACAAAACTTTTCATCAACTGGCACAGCATCTTACACGACAATGCCTTAGATATGGTACAAAAGAAGAGAGGAATGCAGCATTGGAAGAGTCCAAGATGACATTGATAAAAATTGCAACCAAGGGAACATACATCCCTTATGAAAAGATTTTAGAAATCAAAACAAAGGATGATTTTATCACTTTCCTCGAGGACAGAGGGTTTACCATTCCCGATAAACCACCTATGGCCAG GATGTTTCAAGATGAGGGGGCATCTACTTCCAGTGCTTTACCAGTGGAGGAAGAGCCGCCAGTTGTGGAGGAAGAGCCGCCAGTTGTGGAGGAAGAGCCGCCAGTTGTGGAGGAAGAGCCGCCAGTTGTGGAGGAAGAGCCGCCAGTTGTGGAGGAAGAGCCGCCAGTTGTGGAGGAAGAGCCGCCAGTTGTGGAGGAAGAGCCGCCAGTTGTGGAGGAAGAGCCGCCAGTTGTGGAGGAAGAGCTGCCAGTTGTGGAGGAGGATCCACCTATCATGGAAGAAGAGCTTCACAGCATGGATGATCATGATGGCAACAG TACTGATGAAGATGAGGAGCCATCTACATCCACTGCCATATCGGCACACTCAGCGATGCCAAATCTGCAGCTGCAAGGTGCACAAATTCAAGAAGACTCTACAACTTCAGAGTCCAGTGATGACCACTCTACAACTTCAGAGTCCAGTGATGACCACTCTGAAGCAAATGAAGATGATTCTAACTCTGAAAGTGGTGAAGAGGACAATGACGAAGCCGATCAACAACCAGAGACCAGAGAAAGTAGGGAGAATCCCAGCGAAACAGATGAAGATGACGGTCTGAG AATTCAAAGCCAGAAATGGACCATTGACAAGAGGATCAAGATGAAGGAAGCAGGTTTTTATAATCGCCATCCTTTGTCTGATCCAATAATGAAAGGATTTTCTGATTACTTGAAGAACCATTGCAGGCTGGAGAGATATAAACAAAATGTGGAAGATGTTGCAAGGTTTTTATATTTTATGAACAAGCGCCGTGTGAGCCTCAATTTTGCAAACAGAATAGAAAAAGCCCGTCTATTTTTCAAAAAGCTGCAAGACATTGGCCTGTGCAACCAAACGGTGACAAACTACCTAAAACATGTCCGGAGATTTGTGCATTATCTACTCTTTGCGACAAGTTTAATTCAGCAAAATAAAAGACTCTACAAGCAAATGAAATATTTCAAAAATGTGACTGCGGACATCCAGAAGACATTTTCCAAGGGGGTTGCAAAAGAGGTTGTCGGCAAAAG GTACCTGGAGTTGCAAAAATCTGACAAAACACCACAGCAATGCCGGGAGATTCTGAACGTCGCAAAGCCAGTTTTCTTGAAAGCCATCAAGAAGGTCAAAAGAGGATCCCAGAATACAGATTATCAGTTAGAGATACTTTATTATCTTGAGGCCTTACTCGTACTAAACCACTTGCAAAGACCAGGAGTTGTCAGAAATATGACC GTGTCTGAGTGGACAGAGAGGATGCGTCACAGCTATCAAAATGAACAGCGGATAATTGTTGGAGTTAAATCCCATAAGACTGCTGCCCAACAAGTGGCCTGTTTTGTGATTACTGAAGAAGAAGAAATG TGGTTTGATGCCTACTTTACAAAAGTGAGACCGGTTCTGGCCACACAAGACAGTCCAGATACATTCTTTCTATCGACTTCAGGAAGACGGATTTATAATGTATCCAATGACATTGGCCGCTACCAGAAAAA GTATAAAATTAAAAACATCTCCAGTCAGGTGGCCAGAAAAACCTGTCAGACATGGACCGTGTCTAACTTAACAGAAAAAGAGAGATATCTTTTTTCTAAATACCTCAGTCATTCAAACATGACAGCAGAGAGGAATTACAGAGAGAGAACTCTAGGGGACCTTTGTGAAGCACACACACTGGTCTCAGCAGCAGGGAGAGCACCAGAAAATGAACCCCTACCCAGCAGCTCAAG
- the LOC143816390 gene encoding uncharacterized protein LOC143816390 isoform X1, with the protein MLMGGQAKFSGILFLLLCFVFFFFSCYSQFRMPKTCPICHKTFHQLAQHLTRQCLRYGTKEERNAALEESKMTLIKIATKGTYIPYEKILEIKTKDDFITFLEDRGFTIPDKPPMARMFQDEGASTSSALPVEEEPPVVEEEPPVVEEEPPVVEEEPPVVEEEPPVVEEEPPVVEEEPPVVEEEPPVVEEEPPVVEEELPVVEEDPPIMEEELHSMDDHDGNSTDEDEEPSTSTAISAHSAMPNLQLQGAQIQEDSTTSESSDDHSTTSESSDDHSEANEDDSNSESGEEDNDEADQQPETRESRENPSETDEDDGLRIQSQKWTIDKRIKMKEAGFYNRHPLSDPIMKGFSDYLKNHCRLERYKQNVEDVARFLYFMNKRRVSLNFANRIEKARLFFKKLQDIGLCNQTVTNYLKHVRRFVHYLLFATSLIQQNKRLYKQMKYFKNVTADIQKTFSKGVAKEVVGKRYLELQKSDKTPQQCREILNVAKPVFLKAIKKVKRGSQNTDYQLEILYYLEALLVLNHLQRPGVVRNMTVSEWTERMRHSYQNEQRIIVGVKSHKTAAQQVACFVITEEEEMWFDAYFTKVRPVLATQDSPDTFFLSTSGRRIYNVSNDIGRYQKKYKIKNISSQVARKTCQTWTVSNLTEKERYLFSKYLSHSNMTAERNYRERTLGDLCEAHTLVSAAGRAPENEPLPSSSREAEGSNREEEQRVQEDGNAQGERDGPSDSSSNIRTQRTQKRRAPIEPRARTESMMTGMQLRKRKRP; encoded by the exons ATGTTAATGGGTGGACAGGCTAAATTCTCAGGGATATTGTTTCTGctcttatgttttgtttttttttttttttcttgttacagccAGTTCAGGATGCCAAAGACATGTCCAATATGTCACAAAACTTTTCATCAACTGGCACAGCATCTTACACGACAATGCCTTAGATATGGTACAAAAGAAGAGAGGAATGCAGCATTGGAAGAGTCCAAGATGACATTGATAAAAATTGCAACCAAGGGAACATACATCCCTTATGAAAAGATTTTAGAAATCAAAACAAAGGATGATTTTATCACTTTCCTCGAGGACAGAGGGTTTACCATTCCCGATAAACCACCTATGGCCAG GATGTTTCAAGATGAGGGGGCATCTACTTCCAGTGCTTTACCAGTGGAGGAAGAGCCGCCAGTTGTGGAGGAAGAGCCGCCAGTTGTGGAGGAAGAGCCGCCAGTTGTGGAGGAAGAGCCGCCAGTTGTGGAGGAAGAGCCGCCAGTTGTGGAGGAAGAGCCGCCAGTTGTGGAGGAAGAGCCGCCAGTTGTGGAGGAAGAGCCGCCAGTTGTGGAGGAAGAGCCGCCAGTTGTGGAGGAAGAGCTGCCAGTTGTGGAGGAGGATCCACCTATCATGGAAGAAGAGCTTCACAGCATGGATGATCATGATGGCAACAG TACTGATGAAGATGAGGAGCCATCTACATCCACTGCCATATCGGCACACTCAGCGATGCCAAATCTGCAGCTGCAAGGTGCACAAATTCAAGAAGACTCTACAACTTCAGAGTCCAGTGATGACCACTCTACAACTTCAGAGTCCAGTGATGACCACTCTGAAGCAAATGAAGATGATTCTAACTCTGAAAGTGGTGAAGAGGACAATGACGAAGCCGATCAACAACCAGAGACCAGAGAAAGTAGGGAGAATCCCAGCGAAACAGATGAAGATGACGGTCTGAG AATTCAAAGCCAGAAATGGACCATTGACAAGAGGATCAAGATGAAGGAAGCAGGTTTTTATAATCGCCATCCTTTGTCTGATCCAATAATGAAAGGATTTTCTGATTACTTGAAGAACCATTGCAGGCTGGAGAGATATAAACAAAATGTGGAAGATGTTGCAAGGTTTTTATATTTTATGAACAAGCGCCGTGTGAGCCTCAATTTTGCAAACAGAATAGAAAAAGCCCGTCTATTTTTCAAAAAGCTGCAAGACATTGGCCTGTGCAACCAAACGGTGACAAACTACCTAAAACATGTCCGGAGATTTGTGCATTATCTACTCTTTGCGACAAGTTTAATTCAGCAAAATAAAAGACTCTACAAGCAAATGAAATATTTCAAAAATGTGACTGCGGACATCCAGAAGACATTTTCCAAGGGGGTTGCAAAAGAGGTTGTCGGCAAAAG GTACCTGGAGTTGCAAAAATCTGACAAAACACCACAGCAATGCCGGGAGATTCTGAACGTCGCAAAGCCAGTTTTCTTGAAAGCCATCAAGAAGGTCAAAAGAGGATCCCAGAATACAGATTATCAGTTAGAGATACTTTATTATCTTGAGGCCTTACTCGTACTAAACCACTTGCAAAGACCAGGAGTTGTCAGAAATATGACC GTGTCTGAGTGGACAGAGAGGATGCGTCACAGCTATCAAAATGAACAGCGGATAATTGTTGGAGTTAAATCCCATAAGACTGCTGCCCAACAAGTGGCCTGTTTTGTGATTACTGAAGAAGAAGAAATG TGGTTTGATGCCTACTTTACAAAAGTGAGACCGGTTCTGGCCACACAAGACAGTCCAGATACATTCTTTCTATCGACTTCAGGAAGACGGATTTATAATGTATCCAATGACATTGGCCGCTACCAGAAAAA GTATAAAATTAAAAACATCTCCAGTCAGGTGGCCAGAAAAACCTGTCAGACATGGACCGTGTCTAACTTAACAGAAAAAGAGAGATATCTTTTTTCTAAATACCTCAGTCATTCAAACATGACAGCAGAGAGGAATTACAGAGAGAGAACTCTAGGGGACCTTTGTGAAGCACACACACTGGTCTCAGCAGCAGGGAGAGCACCAGAAAATGAACCCCTACCCAGCAGCTCAAG